In Candidatus Tectomicrobia bacterium, the genomic stretch GGCCAGGTCCACGCTGGCGAGGAGGCAGGGGCGCCGCCCCGCCGCCTCGGCCTCCCGGAGCGTCTCCCGGAGCGCCCCGACGAAGCCCTCCACCCGCGCGTCCCCCCGGGGGGAGCGGCCCTCGGCGACGAACTCCCCGAAGGAGCCCACGAGCAGGGGCACGAAGCTCACCTCGCGCTCCCCGCCGTAGAGGTAGCGGAGGAAGACGGCCTGGAACTCGATGGAGTGCTCGGCCCGCTGAGCGAACTCGTCCCGGAAGAGGTCGCCAGGGGCGCGGCGGGTGAGGGCGCGGATGAACCCGCGGTCGGCCTCCAGGGTGCCGAGCGGGGTTTCGAAGCCCTTCTCCGTCAGGGTGTAGAAGCCGCGCGTCGGGGCGTGCACCGTGCCCAGCACGACGAAGAGGTCCGCGTCCGAGCGCTCGGCGAGCGCCCGGTAGCTCCAGGCGAAGGTCGTGCCGCCCCGGTGGAAGTCGATGTGGGGGGCCACGAGCCCCCGCAGGGGCCTCGCGGGCCGGCCGTTCCGCTCGGGGAGGCCCGGGCCCTCCGGATGGGTGAAGAAGCCATCGAGCCTCGCACGCAGGGCGGCCGGGTCGGCGTCGTAGCTCTTCCCGGCCAGGAAGCTCGGCCGCTCCGGGGACTCGACGAACGCGCGCTCGACCGAGCGCCTCCAGGCGTCGAAGCCCTCCCCCCCGAGGAAGTGCGCCTCCTCGAGCTGAGCCGCGATCTGTCGCAGGTTCGCCTCGGGCACGTCCACGCGGTGCGCGGCCATGATCTCCTCGCGGATCATGGCGGGGGTGTGGCGGCCGTCCATCCGCTGGAGGACGGGCACGAGGGGGAGCGGCACCACCAGCACCGCCTCGCTCAGGTGCAAGGGGTCGCGCAGGATGAGGGCGCGCCGGCCCTCCTGCTCGGTCGGGATCACCTCGAGGGGCCGGAGGCGGGGCAGGTCCACGGCGCTCAAAACTCCAGCCCCAGGGCCTCGAACACCGCCGTCATGGCGGGCACGCTGCCCGGCTGGAAATGGGTGTCGGCGTGGAGGACGCCGCCGTCCTCCCCGATGACGAAGACGGCGCGGCGGTGGCGCCGGGAGTCCGGGTCGTCCACCCCGTAGGCGCGGCCCACGGCGAGGTCGGCGTCGCTCGCCAGCGGGAAGGGGAAGCCCCCGGCCCGCCCGGCGAAGGCGCGGTGGCTCGCGAGATCGTCCCGGCTGATGCCGATCACCGAGGCCCCCAGCTCCCGGATGAGGCCGTACTCGGCCTTGAAGCCTTCGAGCTGTGAGGCGCACGCGGGCGTGCCGTCCTCGGCGTAGAAGGCGAGGACCACCTTCCCCTTTCCCGTCCACTCCCCCAGGCGCACCTCCCCCTCCGTGCTCGGGAGGCGGAAGTCCGGGGCCTGGGCGCCGGGGCGGGGGGAGGCGTCTTGAGTCATGCAATTTCCTTTCGCAGGAAAACCGAACGGCTTAGGCTCTGCGGCTCGCCCTCCGGGGGAGGGGGAAAGATATGAGGTGGCGACCGCCCTTCCCTCCCCCTGCCCCCTCCCGCCTTCCCAAAGCTCGCTTCGGCGGGCGAAGGCCCGGAGGAAGGGGGGAACGGCAATTCAACAGCAACCGGAGCGGCAATTCTAGCGGGAAGCCCTCCGCCGGGCCAGCGCGGGCGCTCTTCCCTCACTCCTTCGGGCCCGCCTCGAAGGCGGGCGCGGTCAGGATCCCCAGGAGAGAGAGGGCCGCCAGCGCGTAGACGGCGGGGCCGAAGCCCCCGGCCAGGTCGCGCAGCGCCCCCGCCGCCCAGGGGCCGATGAAGCCTCCCAGGTAGCCCACCCCGATGATGAGGCCCCCCGCCGTCCCTGCATGGGCGCGCTCCACCCGGCGGGCCGGGAAGGCCAGGCAGAGCAGGAACCAGAAGTTCGTCGAGAAGCCGAGGAGGGCCGGGCCCGCCGCCGCGAGCCAGGGCCCGCCGGGGGGCATCGCCGCGAGGCCCGCCGCCGTCAGGAGGGCGCAGGCCGCGATCATCCTCCGGTCGCCGCCGATGGCGCGGGCCGCCGGCACCGTCGCCAGCACCGCCGCCACCCCGAGCCAGGGCATGAGGGAGACGAGCCCGGCCGCCCCGGCCGGGCTCCAGCCCTTCCCGGCGAGGAGGGAGGAGAGCCAGCCGAGGCCGGTGTAGAAGACGAGGTTGTTGATGAAGAGGGAGGCCGCCACCCCCCACACCGCCGGGTTGCGCAGCACCGCCTGGGAGAGGCTCGCGGAGGAAGGAGGCGCCTCCGCCTCCTCCTCCCCGCCCGATCCCACCGCCCCCCAGAGCAGGAGGGCCGCCCCCAGCAGGAGCGCCCAGGCGAGGTAGCCCCCGCGCCAGACGGCGCCCGAAGCCCCGGGAGAGAGCCAGGGGCCGAGCGCTCCGCCCATCAGGTGGGAGAGGGCCACCCCGCACCCCGCCCCGCTGACGAGCGAGACGGTGTAGAGCGTCGCCCCCAGGCTCCGCCGCCCGGGGGGGACACCGCCGCTCACGATCTTGGGCAGGACGGGGAAGATGAGCCCCATCCCCGCCCCGACCAGGGCCGTCCCCAGCGCCACGCCCCCGAAGCCCCCCGCCCAGGCGCGGCCGCCCCCGCCGATCAGCACCAGGAGCCCCCCCGCCATGAGCACGCGCCGCGCCCCGAGGAGGTCCACCACGCGGCCCCCGGCCACGGCGAAGAAGGCGATCAGCGGGAAGGGGATGGAGAGGAGGAAGCCGCCCTGCGCGTAGGTGAGGCCCAGGTCCGCGCGGATGCGCTCGATGAGGCCGCTCGTGGCGACGAGGGAGCCGAAGGCCGCGAGCGCGGCGGCGCAGGCCGACCCCAGGGGCCAGCCCCAGTGGAGGGGACGGCGGGATGTCGGGCCTTCTCTCACCTCGCGGCCCGCCCCCCGGTCTCGGCCCGCACCGTCTTGGGCGGGCCCGGGCGGGAGGCGCCCTCCACCCCGGCGCGCACCCAGCCCGCCGTCAGCGCGACCGCCGCCAGCAGGGCGGCCGCGGCCAGGCCCGCCCGGGGGGCGCTCCCCTTGCGCCGCAGCGCGCTCACCGCCACCTCCAGCAGGAAGATGGCCGACGCCACGAGCAGGGCGACGCCGATGAGCAGCGGCCGGCCCCCGCCGTAGAAGGTGGCCCGCACCCAGGCCGGTCCCTTCGAGCCCACCCAGGCGGCCCCGAGCAGTATCTGCAGCGCCGAGGACGCCAGCACGCACGCCGCGCCCCAGCGGATGAGGCGGGCGCCCGCGCTCAGGGGGACGGAGCTCTCCCAGCGGAACGCCCCGCGGCCCGCCAGCATCAGGGCCACCCCTCCGGCGGCCCCCGCGCCCAGGGCGTGGTGCAGGGTGAACAGCGCCGCCCCCGGCTGCCGGAAGATCACCCACGGGTTCTCCGCCACGAGCGGCCAGAGCGCGGGCGCCGACGCCGCCGCTTCGGCGCTCTCGCGCACCGCCGCCAGCAGGAGGGCCAGGAGCCCCGCGGCCGCGCCGCAGGCGGTGCGCGCGGCGGGCGGCCTTCCTCTCCATCCCCAGTCCGAGGCGTAGAGAAGGACCAGCGCCGCGTAAGCCGTCCCCGCCAGCCAGGCCCAGGGCAGGACCGGAGCCAGCCAGATCAGCAGGGGCAGCAGCCGGTCCGGCTTCCGGACCAGGGCCAGGAGCATCGTTCCCGCGGCCGCGGCAGCCAGGACGCCCAGGTTGGCCACC encodes the following:
- the amrB gene encoding AmmeMemoRadiSam system protein B — its product is MDLPRLRPLEVIPTEQEGRRALILRDPLHLSEAVLVVPLPLVPVLQRMDGRHTPAMIREEIMAAHRVDVPEANLRQIAAQLEEAHFLGGEGFDAWRRSVERAFVESPERPSFLAGKSYDADPAALRARLDGFFTHPEGPGLPERNGRPARPLRGLVAPHIDFHRGGTTFAWSYRALAERSDADLFVVLGTVHAPTRGFYTLTEKGFETPLGTLEADRGFIRALTRRAPGDLFRDEFAQRAEHSIEFQAVFLRYLYGGEREVSFVPLLVGSFGEFVAEGRSPRGDARVEGFVGALRETLREAEAAGRRPCLLASVDLAHVGPQFGDEDPVDGERLAALDRADRASLEAACRGDAEAFWWSVAEDGDARKVCGLAPIYTLLRTLDGCRGEVLRYSQWPDPNGTVTFCSVAIE
- a CDS encoding redoxin domain-containing protein: MTQDASPRPGAQAPDFRLPSTEGEVRLGEWTGKGKVVLAFYAEDGTPACASQLEGFKAEYGLIRELGASVIGISRDDLASHRAFAGRAGGFPFPLASDADLAVGRAYGVDDPDSRRHRRAVFVIGEDGGVLHADTHFQPGSVPAMTAVFEALGLEF
- a CDS encoding MFS transporter, translating into MREGPTSRRPLHWGWPLGSACAAALAAFGSLVATSGLIERIRADLGLTYAQGGFLLSIPFPLIAFFAVAGGRVVDLLGARRVLMAGGLLVLIGGGGRAWAGGFGGVALGTALVGAGMGLIFPVLPKIVSGGVPPGRRSLGATLYTVSLVSGAGCGVALSHLMGGALGPWLSPGASGAVWRGGYLAWALLLGAALLLWGAVGSGGEEEAEAPPSSASLSQAVLRNPAVWGVAASLFINNLVFYTGLGWLSSLLAGKGWSPAGAAGLVSLMPWLGVAAVLATVPAARAIGGDRRMIAACALLTAAGLAAMPPGGPWLAAAGPALLGFSTNFWFLLCLAFPARRVERAHAGTAGGLIIGVGYLGGFIGPWAAGALRDLAGGFGPAVYALAALSLLGILTAPAFEAGPKE